In Gopherus evgoodei ecotype Sinaloan lineage chromosome 10, rGopEvg1_v1.p, whole genome shotgun sequence, a single window of DNA contains:
- the LOC115658235 gene encoding tigger transposable element-derived protein 1-like, with protein MSQKRRASHSGVPSSSSTTTTKKTRKTISLGTKLDVLRHFDAGERAVDIGITLGLTPTTVRTIRSNADKIRASARCVTPLSATKISRSRSSLMENMERLLSVWIEDQNQRNIHLSMPMIQAKAKSLYDKLKRDQGEGSQTEMFMASRGWFDRFKRRFHLHNMKMSSEVASADTAAAKKFPEYLKKIIEEGGYSPKQVFNVNETSLYWKMMPERSYISRDKKTAPGFKAVKDRLTLLLGGNAAGDMKMKPLTVYQFETPRALKGYSKEDLPVIWRSNKKAWITGAIFSEWLTLYAIPAWKEYCANENLDFKILLLIADVPAHPINLDDLCENVKVVFLPPNTTSLIQPMDQGAIAAFKAYYLRRTFDQLIRGTDGEGKPTIRQFWRDYNILKCINNIGESWAEVTQACMNGVWGKLWPECVNDVKGFKDVVPAMKKDILGLAKKAGFDKVEEADVTQLLQSHGEELSNEDLMQLDMMRAMEDEGQEVKEEPTHRNLTAKRLSEAFQMIEAGLQILSDDDPDRERSSKVIRGVGHLMTCYKEIYQEEKRKAKEPSLDMFFRVVTVKEEQEEEQPDDPPSSTSDSTTSTKLNNHFF; from the coding sequence ATGAGTCAAAAACGCCGAGCAAGTCATAGTGGAGTGCCTAGTAGCAGTAGTACCACTACCACTAAGAAAACCAGGAAAACCATTAGTTTGGGTACTAAATTAGACGTTTTAAGGCATTTTGATGCAGGTGAGCGTGCGGTAGACATTGGCATCACTCTAGGTCTTACTCCGACCACTGTGAGAACAATTCGGAGTAATGCCGACAAGATTAGGGCTAGTGCTCGGTGTGTAACACCGCTTAGTGCTACTAAAATAAGTCGATCAAGAAGTAGTTTGATGGAAAACATGGAGCGTCTTCTCTCAGTGTGGATAGAGGACCAAAACCAGCGGAACATACATCTAAGTATGCCTATGATACAAGCTAAAGCAAAAAGTTTGTATGACAAATTAAAGAGAGACCAAGGTGAAGGATCACAGACAGAGATGTTTATGGCAAGTCGGGGATGGTTTGATCGGTTCAAGAGGCGCTTCCACCTGCACAACATGAAGATGTCCAGTGAGGTGGCTAGTGCTGATACCGCAGCAGCTAAAAAATTCCCCGAGTATCTCAAGAAAATAATTGAGGAAGGCGGCTATTCACCTAAGCAAGTCTTCAATGTCAATGAAACAAGTCTCTACTGGAAGATGATGCCTGAACGGTCTTACATTTCCCGAGACAAGAAGACAGCTCCTGGATTTAAAGCAGTTAAAGACCGCCTAACCTTGCTTCTAGGTGGCAATGCTGCCGGAGACATGAAAATGAAACCGCTGACAGTGTACCAATTCGAAACACCACGAGCTCTCAAGGGATATTCAAAGGAAGACCTTCCGGTCATTTGGAGATCCAATAAGAAGGCATGGATAACTGGAGCTATTTTTTCAGAATGGCTGACTCTTTATGCCATCCCTGCATGGAAGGAATACTGTGCCAATGAAAATCTTGATTTCAAGATTTTATTACTTATTGCTGACGTACCAGCTCATCCAATCAATCTGGACGACCTGTGCGAAAACGTCAAAGTTGTCTTTCTGCCACCTAACACCACATCACTCATCCAGCCCATGGACCAAGGAGCCATTGCTGCATTTAAGGCGTATTACTTACGCCGTACTTTCGACCAGCTCATCAGAGGCACTGATGGAGAAGGCAAGCCTACAATTCGGCAATTTTGGCGTGACTACAACATCCTCAAGTGCATCAATAACATTGGTGAGTCCTGGGCTGAAGTTACTCAGGCATGCATGAATGGTGTGTGGGGGAAGCTGTGGCCTGAATGTGTCAATGATGTAAAAGGATTTAAAGATGTTGTTCCTGCTATGAAGAAAGATATTCTCGGCTTGGCCAAGAAAGCGGGTTTTGATAAGGTGGAAGAAGCCGACGTTACACAACTTCTGCAGTCACATGGAGAAGAGCTAAGCAATGAAGACCTGATGCAACTGGACATGATGAGAGCAATGGAAGATGAGGGCCAAGAAGTAAAAGAAGAACCAACTCATCGAAATTTGACTGCCAAACGTCTTTCTGAAGCTTTCCAAATGATTGAAGCTGGCTTGCAGATCCTTAGTGACGACGATCCTGACAGGGAACGCAGCTCCAAAGTGATTAGGGGAGTTGGTCATCTAATGACTTGCTATAAAGAAATTTAccaagaagaaaaaaggaaagcaaaagaACCATCTCTAGATATGTTTTTTCGAGTTGTGACAGTTAAGGAAGAACAGGAAGAGGAGCAGCCGGACGATCCACCCTCTTCcacctctgactccaccacctcaaccaagcttaaCAATCATTTTTTctga